The Mustelus asterias chromosome 23, sMusAst1.hap1.1, whole genome shotgun sequence genome window below encodes:
- the hmox2b gene encoding heme oxygenase 2, which translates to NCSPSSRHNSSTDLSEILKEGTKESHDRAENTQFVKEFLKGKIRRELFELGTVALYFTYSALEEEMDKNAEHTGFAPLYFPLELHRKDALAKDLEYFFGADWQDQIKCSEATAKYVERIHHVGEHEPELLAAHAYTRYMGDLSGGQVLKKVAQRALHLPSNGEGVQFYTFDNISNPARFKQLYRSRLNTLETSRETKERIVEEANRAFRFNMEVFEELDKFGKTLGEVVQASGVPLHDGKGDARKCPFYAAKGDGEIGCPLHSVMAMVQSCPFQLVLAALLALTAGWYLL; encoded by the exons AATTGTTCTCCTTCCTCCCGCCACAACAGTAGCACCGACCTCTCGGAGATCTTGAAGGAAGGAACAAAGGAATCTCATGATCGAGCAGAGAACACTCAGTTTGTGAAGGAATTCCTGAAAGGCAAGATTCGCCGAGAACTGTTTGAG TTGGGCACGGTTGCCCTCTACTTCACCTATTCCGCCCTGGAGGAGGAGATGGATAAAAATGCAGAACATACTGGCTTTGCTCCCCTTTACTTCCCGCTTGAGCTGCATCGCAAGGATGCTCTGGCGAAGGACCTGGAATACTTCTTTGGGGCAGATTGGCAGGACCAGATCAAGTGTTCAGAGGCTACAGCAAAATACGTAGAGAGGATCCATCACGTGGGGGAGCATGAACCTGAGCTGCTAGCAGCACATGCCTACACCCGTTACATGGGTGATCTGTCAGGGGGACAGGTACTGAAGAAAGTGGCACAGAGAGCCTTGCACTTGCCGAGCAATGGAGAGGGTGTGCAGTTCTACACCTTTGACAACATTTCCAATCCTGCTCGCTTCAAGCAGCTGTACCGATCACGGTTGAACACTCTGGAGACCAGCAGGGAGACCAAGGAGAGAATTGTGGAGGAGGCCAACCGAGCTTTTCGCTTCAACATGGAG GTTTTTGAGGAATTAGATAAGTTTGGAAAAACCCTGGGGGAAGTGGTGCAGGCATCTGGAGTCCCGCTCCATGATGGGAAAGGAGATGCTCGGAAGTGCCCATTCTATGCTGCAAAAG gCGATGGTGAAATAGGATGCCCGTTGCACTCTGTGATGGCCATGGTGCAGAGCTGTCCATTTCAGCTGGTCCTAGCTGCTCTTCTGGCACTCACTGCTGGCTGGTATCTGCTGTGA